In Bartonella machadoae, a single genomic region encodes these proteins:
- a CDS encoding major capsid protein, with product MDMNFFKHDAFSSITMMKAIENYEFQPGLVSSLNLFEEVETSTTVVGIERRDNTFSLIQTSERGAPLAEGDRDSRNLRFFKTTRIAKSDTVKSEEIQNRREFGTEDQLETAMKYIARKQKKLISEIELTWENMQLGAVQGVVLDADGSVIVDWYKEWEITPPKPIDFKLENETTNVADNVDQVIMRMIEASKGAFSDRSRIIGLCGNEFFSKLKNHKTIRETYLNTALAQTLNSAGGVATPSALGTGSFGSFDFAGVTFINYRSIHNYNVSAKAGTKRAIGIKPDECQFFPVNAPGVFQKTFAPGESLDFANTVGKPLYTMLIVDHDRNAWVKPEVYSYPLYICTRPEMLFKAVIGGK from the coding sequence ATGGATATGAATTTTTTTAAACATGATGCTTTCTCAAGCATTACAATGATGAAAGCGATTGAAAACTATGAGTTTCAACCGGGTCTTGTAAGCTCTCTTAATCTTTTTGAAGAAGTTGAAACCAGCACCACAGTGGTTGGTATTGAACGGCGTGATAATACATTTTCGCTTATTCAAACCAGTGAACGCGGAGCCCCTTTAGCAGAAGGTGACAGAGACAGTCGCAATCTTCGGTTTTTCAAAACAACCCGTATTGCCAAAAGTGATACTGTGAAATCAGAAGAAATCCAAAACCGGCGTGAATTTGGCACAGAAGATCAGTTAGAGACGGCAATGAAATATATTGCCAGAAAACAAAAGAAACTGATTTCTGAAATCGAATTGACATGGGAAAATATGCAGCTTGGGGCTGTTCAAGGTGTTGTCCTTGATGCTGATGGTTCGGTGATTGTCGATTGGTACAAGGAATGGGAAATTACCCCACCAAAGCCGATTGACTTTAAACTGGAGAATGAAACAACCAATGTTGCTGATAATGTTGATCAGGTCATTATGAGAATGATTGAAGCTTCAAAAGGAGCGTTCTCTGACCGTTCACGGATTATTGGACTTTGTGGGAATGAATTCTTTTCCAAACTAAAAAACCATAAAACCATTCGTGAAACCTATTTAAACACAGCCTTAGCTCAGACACTCAATAGTGCAGGAGGTGTTGCAACACCAAGTGCTCTTGGTACGGGGAGCTTTGGCAGTTTTGACTTTGCCGGTGTGACCTTTATCAATTATCGCAGTATTCATAACTATAATGTGAGTGCAAAGGCTGGGACAAAGCGTGCGATAGGAATTAAGCCTGATGAATGTCAATTCTTTCCTGTTAATGCGCCTGGTGTATTCCAGAAAACCTTTGCACCTGGTGAAAGCTTAGATTTTGCCAACACGGTTGGAAAACCTCTCTACACGATGCTAATCGTCGACCATGACCGTAATGCATGGGTAAAGCCTGAAGTCTACAGCTATCCGCTTTACATTTGCACACGTCCTGAAATGCTGTTCAAAGCCGTCATTGGAGGGAAATAA
- a CDS encoding Rha family transcriptional regulator, whose translation MHNLVTTAESTFNNEAIQTMSSVEIAELCSKRHDHVMRDIKKMLEELYYEGGLPKFGGTYLDTQGRPQNCYNLPKRECLILVSGYSTALRAKIIDRWQQLEQQVVAPQIDYSSPQVMLGVLNYLKNENEQKDNMIAELKPKAMALESLQRHDGLFGLTEVAKILEMQPKQFILFLQQKGWVYRRMANGHLLPYQDKIQKGLMDCPTITIQTSGGINKVIPSAKITTKGIGVLSQEIKRQSVH comes from the coding sequence ATGCATAATCTTGTCACAACAGCAGAAAGTACTTTTAACAACGAAGCTATTCAAACCATGTCTAGTGTTGAAATTGCAGAGTTGTGTAGTAAACGGCATGACCATGTTATGCGCGATATCAAGAAAATGCTTGAAGAATTATACTATGAAGGGGGTCTCCCCAAATTTGGGGGGACCTATTTAGACACACAAGGTAGACCTCAAAATTGTTATAATCTTCCCAAGCGCGAATGTTTAATCCTCGTCTCAGGTTACAGCACAGCATTACGAGCAAAGATAATTGATCGGTGGCAACAATTAGAACAGCAAGTAGTGGCACCGCAAATCGATTACTCTAGTCCACAAGTCATGTTAGGGGTTTTAAATTATCTCAAAAATGAGAATGAACAAAAAGACAATATGATTGCAGAATTAAAACCAAAAGCAATGGCTCTTGAAAGTTTACAACGCCATGATGGTCTTTTCGGTCTTACTGAAGTTGCTAAAATACTCGAAATGCAACCAAAACAGTTCATTCTCTTCTTACAGCAAAAGGGTTGGGTCTATCGACGCATGGCAAATGGGCATCTGTTGCCTTATCAAGACAAAATCCAAAAAGGTCTGATGGATTGTCCTACCATCACTATTCAAACGTCTGGCGGAATAAATAAAGTCATTCCTTCGGCAAAAATCACAACAAAAGGCATTGGTGTGCTTTCTCAAGAAATCAAAAGACAAAGCGTGCATTAA
- a CDS encoding XRE family transcriptional regulator, with protein sequence MGRGSQAKLAAHLGVRRPAISNIVNLDPNKEMRDVKADELVKIMEFFKDSSPVSGLCSDDFLYLYSQANDSEKKIVEDLLKSLLAARNP encoded by the coding sequence ATGGGCCGCGGAAGTCAAGCAAAACTTGCAGCCCATCTTGGAGTGCGTAGACCAGCTATATCTAATATTGTCAATCTTGATCCCAATAAAGAAATGAGAGACGTTAAAGCTGATGAACTTGTAAAGATTATGGAGTTTTTTAAAGATTCCTCACCTGTTTCCGGATTATGTTCTGATGATTTTCTTTATTTGTATTCTCAAGCAAATGATTCTGAAAAAAAGATTGTTGAGGATCTTTTAAAATCTTTGCTCGCAGCACGAAATCCATAA
- the ssb gene encoding single-stranded DNA-binding protein codes for MLNKVILIGHLGADPESKTMNNGTEVVNFRMATSESYTDKATNQRVDKTEWHSVVVFNPHLAKIALQYLNKGSKVYVEGKLQTRKWKDRNGGEHLATEIVLPQFKGELYLLDAKKEQSASPTPSPVTAQSYAATSGAADYGKPVNDAIPF; via the coding sequence ATGCTGAATAAAGTGATCTTAATTGGGCATTTGGGGGCTGATCCCGAAAGCAAAACAATGAATAATGGTACTGAGGTGGTCAATTTTCGTATGGCAACTTCTGAAAGCTATACTGATAAGGCAACCAATCAAAGAGTCGACAAAACGGAATGGCATTCTGTTGTGGTTTTTAATCCACATCTGGCAAAAATTGCTCTTCAATATCTCAATAAAGGTTCAAAGGTCTATGTAGAAGGCAAATTACAAACCCGCAAATGGAAAGATAGAAATGGTGGCGAACATCTTGCAACAGAGATTGTCTTGCCACAATTCAAAGGTGAATTGTATTTACTTGATGCAAAGAAAGAGCAATCTGCATCCCCTACCCCTTCACCTGTCACTGCTCAAAGTTATGCTGCTACTTCAGGAGCTGCTGATTATGGAAAACCTGTCAATGATGCTATTCCATTCTGA
- a CDS encoding phage terminase large subunit family protein encodes MDENAIKEFFAYANDARQPDPPYTVSQWADKNRYLSTVASAEPGLWRTKRTPYLREIMDNLSSYMPIETTIVMKGAQIGMSEAGLNFCGYAIHYSPGPALYVMPTVETAKKLSKTRLDPMIMASPVLSERIAPARARDSGNTMFSKEFDGGALMLTGANSAAGLRSMPIRYLILDEVDAYPLSVDNEGDPVMIAEKRTSTFVQRKIFKLSTPTHRDTSRIAKDFVLGDQRYYNVPCDKCGVLQPIVWSQIKWPKGAPEKAVFVCAHCGHEHAEHRKTDLMSEERGACWVPTSESTRPNLRSYHISALYSPWLTWGECAREFLEAKDDPALLQPFVNTVLGEPWEDRTGEVVDPDSLYAKREDYPIAPPQAVLLTAGIDVQNDRLELEVVGWGRGEESWHIDYQVIPGDPSSFEVWDQLDEYLTRRWSHPGYKDGIRITAACIDTGGGHTQAVYNYVRPREGRRIWGIKGQAGWRAVWPRRPSRNNKGQINLYIVGVDAAKDIITARLKKSGPEASGAGATHFHKSLDREYFDQLTAERKVIKYFKGFKRIEWQKSEKARNEALDCRVYAYAALQGLISAGINLNREVDILEERLEKLKVEGSLEQPTSRHSPSPSLRKLQATKPQKKKIRMVISPYMQGDWR; translated from the coding sequence ATGGATGAAAATGCAATCAAAGAATTTTTCGCCTATGCCAATGACGCACGACAACCAGATCCACCGTACACGGTTTCGCAATGGGCGGATAAGAATAGATACCTTAGCACCGTAGCAAGTGCAGAGCCTGGATTATGGAGAACAAAGCGTACCCCTTATTTGCGCGAAATCATGGATAACCTTTCCTCTTACATGCCAATTGAAACAACAATTGTCATGAAAGGAGCGCAAATCGGAATGTCTGAAGCAGGATTGAACTTCTGCGGTTATGCTATTCATTATAGTCCGGGACCCGCTCTTTATGTGATGCCAACAGTCGAGACCGCGAAGAAACTTTCAAAAACGCGTCTTGATCCAATGATTATGGCAAGCCCTGTTTTAAGTGAACGCATTGCCCCTGCCCGTGCACGAGACAGCGGAAATACAATGTTTTCGAAAGAATTTGATGGGGGAGCATTGATGCTTACAGGAGCAAACAGTGCTGCTGGTTTGCGTTCCATGCCTATTCGTTATCTGATTTTGGATGAAGTTGATGCCTATCCTCTCAGTGTGGATAACGAAGGTGATCCCGTGATGATTGCCGAAAAACGTACCTCAACCTTTGTGCAGAGAAAGATTTTTAAATTGTCCACGCCAACACACCGTGACACAAGCCGTATTGCCAAAGATTTCGTGCTTGGTGATCAAAGATATTACAATGTCCCTTGTGATAAGTGTGGGGTTCTACAGCCCATTGTTTGGTCGCAAATCAAGTGGCCGAAAGGAGCCCCCGAAAAAGCTGTTTTTGTTTGTGCCCATTGTGGTCATGAACATGCCGAGCACAGAAAAACCGATCTCATGAGTGAGGAAAGAGGTGCGTGCTGGGTTCCTACGAGTGAATCAACGAGACCGAATTTACGCTCTTATCATATTTCGGCACTCTATTCACCTTGGCTAACGTGGGGAGAATGCGCAAGAGAGTTTTTAGAAGCGAAAGATGATCCAGCGCTTTTGCAACCTTTTGTTAACACAGTGCTTGGAGAGCCATGGGAGGACAGAACAGGTGAAGTTGTTGATCCTGATAGCCTCTATGCAAAACGCGAAGATTATCCCATTGCACCGCCGCAAGCCGTGTTATTGACCGCCGGCATCGATGTGCAAAACGACCGCTTAGAGCTTGAAGTGGTTGGATGGGGGCGTGGTGAAGAAAGCTGGCACATTGATTATCAAGTCATTCCCGGTGATCCATCTTCTTTTGAAGTATGGGACCAACTGGATGAATATCTGACAAGACGCTGGTCACACCCTGGTTACAAAGATGGCATCAGAATAACAGCGGCTTGTATTGATACCGGTGGTGGACATACACAAGCCGTTTACAATTATGTACGCCCCCGTGAAGGACGACGCATCTGGGGAATTAAAGGACAGGCGGGATGGCGTGCGGTATGGCCACGCCGTCCAAGCAGAAACAATAAAGGACAGATTAATCTCTATATTGTTGGTGTTGATGCAGCAAAAGATATTATCACGGCACGATTAAAAAAATCCGGTCCTGAAGCATCGGGGGCTGGTGCAACACACTTTCATAAAAGCCTTGATCGGGAATATTTTGACCAGCTCACGGCTGAAAGAAAAGTCATCAAATATTTTAAAGGCTTCAAGCGCATAGAATGGCAAAAAAGTGAGAAAGCAAGAAACGAGGCTTTGGATTGTAGGGTCTATGCTTATGCCGCTTTACAGGGGCTAATTTCGGCAGGAATAAATCTTAATCGAGAAGTTGATATCTTAGAAGAGCGTTTGGAAAAACTTAAAGTTGAAGGCTCTTTAGAGCAGCCAACATCAAGACATTCCCCCTCTCCTTCTCTGAGAAAATTACAAGCAACAAAGCCTCAAAAGAAAAAAATTAGAATGGTGATCAGTCCTTATATGCAAGGGGATTGGAGGTAA
- a CDS encoding head-tail joining protein has protein sequence MLWHGLLNKMVKEVRNTFGQPVIYTRKDNQQSFRITAIYGIKHSESDAGGRIPTTIPRKELDLCINDIGGLPPKADDSVVVLSPENTEETTQERFVVTDVQASESGMYKLVLREVKQ, from the coding sequence ATGCTATGGCACGGGCTGCTTAACAAAATGGTAAAAGAGGTACGCAACACCTTTGGGCAGCCCGTCATCTATACGCGAAAGGACAATCAACAATCTTTTCGGATTACAGCAATTTACGGCATCAAACATTCTGAATCGGATGCTGGTGGCAGAATACCGACAACAATTCCAAGAAAAGAACTTGATCTTTGTATCAATGATATTGGCGGATTGCCACCAAAAGCTGATGATAGTGTCGTGGTGCTCTCCCCTGAAAACACTGAAGAGACAACTCAAGAGCGCTTCGTTGTCACCGATGTCCAAGCTTCAGAATCCGGTATGTATAAGCTTGTTTTAAGGGAGGTAAAACAATGA
- a CDS encoding S49 family peptidase yields the protein MTNNLDMPFLVSRLFGVPHMLASTKLDVILNALAPRLFAGEKFTPQAFSQGDSASFKPPESYVVRNNVAILPVHGTLVRRGAWLGALSGLTSYEGLSASFREAIKQPDVRAVLLDIDSGGGEAGGVFDLVEEFQALSQHYQKPIWAHANEFACSAAYAIACSASQIWVARTGVVGSIGVVCAHLDQSSADEKQGFKWTFVFEGDHKVHGNPHEPLADTALNKMQADCALLYEMFVDWVAQNRPLNTDAIRDTKAETFIGTQAIALGLADAQGTLAQALESLTDFISPNPTVTAKEGQNTWHAHNIAPNKKMMKRLSTSSMKKRMKMITTSIKTPKSLTTTKTKRRMKTMRTSAKT from the coding sequence ATGACCAATAATCTTGACATGCCGTTTTTAGTATCACGGCTTTTTGGTGTTCCACATATGCTTGCCTCGACAAAGCTTGATGTCATTCTTAATGCTCTTGCACCGCGTCTTTTTGCTGGAGAAAAGTTTACCCCTCAGGCTTTTTCGCAAGGGGATAGCGCATCTTTCAAACCACCTGAGAGTTACGTGGTGCGCAATAATGTTGCCATCCTACCTGTTCATGGCACACTGGTGCGCCGCGGTGCATGGCTTGGTGCGCTCTCAGGATTAACCTCTTATGAAGGCTTAAGCGCCTCCTTTCGTGAAGCCATTAAACAACCTGATGTCCGAGCTGTTTTGCTCGATATTGACAGTGGTGGTGGAGAAGCCGGCGGGGTGTTTGATTTGGTTGAAGAATTCCAAGCACTCTCACAACACTATCAAAAACCAATTTGGGCACATGCCAATGAGTTTGCCTGTTCTGCTGCTTATGCCATTGCCTGTTCCGCTTCGCAAATCTGGGTAGCTCGCACAGGCGTTGTCGGTTCAATTGGGGTGGTTTGTGCGCATCTTGACCAATCAAGCGCCGATGAAAAACAGGGGTTTAAATGGACCTTTGTCTTTGAAGGTGATCACAAGGTTCATGGTAATCCCCACGAGCCATTGGCTGATACAGCGCTTAACAAAATGCAAGCAGATTGCGCCCTGCTCTACGAGATGTTTGTCGATTGGGTTGCGCAAAACAGACCCCTGAATACTGATGCTATTCGTGACACAAAGGCAGAAACTTTTATAGGCACCCAAGCTATCGCGCTTGGATTAGCAGATGCGCAAGGCACTCTTGCGCAAGCTTTGGAATCCTTAACGGATTTCATCTCACCAAACCCAACAGTAACAGCAAAAGAAGGACAAAACACATGGCACGCACACAATATCGCGCCCAACAAGAAGATGATGAAGAGATTGTCGACATCCTCGATGAAGAAGAGGATGAAAATGATCACGACATCGATAAAAACGCCGAAATCTTTGACGACAACGAAGACGAAGAGGAGGATGAAGACAATGAGGACAAGCGCGAAAACATAA
- a CDS encoding phage portal protein, whose translation MAGFINKLTGFFTIFRQHNPPFEAASKSRRMGGFDPAKKHINKAIEECGETITARSRWLYDNESLYGSATEEWVSAAVSDGIKPYPRIEGFQEEKKKLLDLWWQWVDEADYDEDASFYGLQATIAREVFLTGECFVRLHYVDLYGRSGVPLQLQIYPTEMLDLTYNGPAEIKGNYIRMGIEFDASGKRVAYHFWEYHPYDDCPANSAFKSQERVRIPARMVLHIKERRIAGQLRGSPKITRSMTKIFQLESYDDAELDRKRTAALFAAFISRNPPNDAKLLDNRNEKDVEEESELPVIEPGGSFYLGENREIKFSNPVEVGGSYEAFQFRNILKICSALNMPYAVVTGDVTRGNFSNVRTSIIQFRRHVKQWREHIIAFQFNRIVWERFVEMAVLAGCVKLPGWEENPLPWLQCESFAPPLEMIDPNKDISAEKEEIRAGLKTRRMALAERGFDIDSIHAELEEEHTDARARGLSFDTDMAAPSGENQTTNFTDSDPSETYESNQGSEAHKNDQ comes from the coding sequence ATGGCTGGATTTATCAATAAACTCACGGGCTTTTTTACAATTTTTCGTCAACACAATCCGCCTTTTGAGGCTGCAAGCAAAAGCCGTCGCATGGGTGGATTTGACCCCGCAAAAAAACACATCAATAAAGCAATTGAAGAATGCGGCGAAACCATTACTGCTCGTTCAAGATGGCTTTATGACAATGAATCTCTTTATGGCTCGGCAACAGAAGAATGGGTTTCCGCAGCTGTGAGTGATGGGATTAAACCTTATCCTCGCATTGAAGGATTTCAAGAAGAAAAGAAAAAGCTTTTAGACTTATGGTGGCAATGGGTTGATGAGGCAGATTATGATGAAGATGCGAGCTTTTATGGTTTGCAAGCAACAATTGCACGAGAAGTCTTTTTAACCGGCGAATGTTTTGTAAGACTGCATTATGTTGACCTTTATGGACGCTCTGGGGTGCCTCTTCAATTACAAATCTATCCAACCGAAATGCTGGACCTCACTTACAATGGACCTGCGGAAATTAAAGGCAATTACATTCGTATGGGTATTGAATTTGATGCCAGTGGCAAGCGTGTTGCTTATCATTTCTGGGAATACCACCCCTATGATGATTGCCCTGCAAACAGTGCATTTAAGAGCCAAGAGCGCGTGCGTATCCCCGCAAGAATGGTCCTTCATATCAAAGAGCGCCGTATTGCCGGACAATTGCGCGGTTCTCCTAAAATAACACGCAGTATGACAAAGATCTTTCAACTGGAATCCTATGATGATGCAGAGCTTGATCGAAAAAGAACAGCAGCTCTTTTCGCGGCATTTATCTCAAGAAATCCCCCAAACGACGCCAAATTACTTGATAATCGTAACGAAAAAGACGTTGAAGAAGAATCCGAATTACCTGTCATTGAACCAGGTGGATCATTTTATTTAGGAGAGAATAGAGAGATAAAATTTTCAAATCCTGTTGAAGTTGGTGGTTCTTATGAAGCCTTTCAATTTCGCAATATTTTAAAAATTTGCTCGGCTCTCAATATGCCCTATGCCGTTGTCACTGGAGACGTTACGCGGGGTAATTTTTCCAATGTGCGCACCTCCATTATTCAGTTTAGACGTCACGTCAAACAATGGCGCGAACATATCATTGCCTTTCAATTCAACCGTATTGTCTGGGAGCGCTTTGTGGAAATGGCTGTCCTTGCTGGATGCGTAAAATTACCGGGATGGGAAGAAAATCCCTTGCCATGGCTTCAATGTGAAAGCTTTGCGCCCCCGCTTGAAATGATTGATCCAAACAAAGATATCTCGGCAGAAAAAGAAGAAATTCGCGCCGGTTTAAAAACACGACGAATGGCACTTGCCGAACGGGGTTTTGATATCGACAGCATTCATGCCGAACTTGAAGAAGAGCACACCGATGCTCGCGCCCGTGGTTTATCTTTTGATACCGATATGGCGGCACCCTCTGGTGAAAATCAAACGACGAATTTCACAGATTCAGATCCTTCTGAGACTTATGAAAGCAACCAAGGCAGTGAGGCGCACAAAAATGACCAATAA
- a CDS encoding phage head-tail joining protein, giving the protein MCTDLNQVNSKTDRLESLKRRREQIEEALYSGAQSVRHGDKQVSNRSVEELRRALEMLNTQIENLEGRKRSRVFYFNISRGY; this is encoded by the coding sequence ATGTGTACAGACTTGAACCAAGTAAACAGCAAAACTGACAGACTGGAAAGTTTAAAAAGGCGGCGCGAACAAATTGAAGAGGCTCTCTATTCGGGTGCGCAATCCGTCCGCCATGGCGATAAGCAAGTAAGCAACCGTTCTGTTGAGGAACTTCGCAGAGCACTTGAGATGCTGAACACACAAATAGAAAACCTTGAAGGACGCAAGCGTTCACGTGTTTTCTATTTTAATATATCACGAGGCTATTAA
- a CDS encoding head decoration protein → MSHIIYEDVRNGAYLGRYDPDMSNEQVVFASGAFIEAGTVMGKITKTEKYVPLNPAASDGSAVPAGISYATVDATGEEQRAVITARLSTVKASELIWPDAILEQEKMAAIQSLEDNNKILLR, encoded by the coding sequence ATGAGTCATATTATTTATGAAGATGTTCGCAATGGCGCTTATCTTGGGCGCTACGACCCTGACATGTCAAATGAACAAGTGGTATTTGCATCAGGAGCCTTCATTGAGGCGGGGACTGTCATGGGAAAGATAACAAAAACGGAAAAATATGTCCCTCTTAATCCGGCAGCATCCGATGGCAGTGCGGTGCCCGCAGGGATTTCTTATGCCACTGTTGATGCAACAGGTGAAGAACAACGTGCCGTCATTACAGCGCGTTTGAGTACTGTAAAAGCTTCTGAACTGATATGGCCCGATGCAATACTCGAGCAAGAAAAAATGGCAGCTATTCAGTCTTTAGAAGACAACAATAAAATTCTGTTGCGATAG
- a CDS encoding YdaU family protein, with protein sequence MSSKLPWTRLFADKWVINLACLPSIEGNVYMRLRLQMLHTGEPLVNNLKVLAHYTGYSVKTFVKALDVLLSMGHIIRLEDGRLWNLDVEEEFNNSNGNLDKVSKTSRSKRLSERAQKAAIARWNKHKNDACDHAKAPENTENYAKNDAKVVKHDAKSMLKDAKHDAYDMLDDAYIYNINNNINSYNKKTNTIVLAKKENDFEDLETNKQVDEPSEDHDCEKRADAIETVAEDKPAIHEQENIPKKAKPSRTDRGCRLPDDFEPDYDFAIAEGLPPERVKVEIAKFRDFWKAKAGKDARKADWQATWRNWVRTAIDDLKKGRNYGKPNISQTEHQRGKSYRVAQYMSDIKNSDSAYKFLFEDDERTTIPLVTGTKTLDCRSGENYLISQ encoded by the coding sequence ATGTCTAGTAAATTACCGTGGACGAGGCTGTTTGCAGATAAGTGGGTAATTAATCTCGCTTGTTTACCTTCAATTGAAGGTAATGTTTATATGCGCCTGCGGTTGCAAATGTTGCACACTGGAGAGCCCCTTGTAAACAATCTTAAAGTTTTAGCTCATTACACTGGTTATTCAGTAAAAACATTTGTGAAAGCTTTAGACGTTTTATTAAGTATGGGGCATATCATACGTCTGGAAGATGGTCGCTTATGGAATTTAGATGTTGAAGAAGAATTCAACAACTCTAATGGGAATTTAGATAAGGTATCAAAAACATCTCGATCAAAGAGATTATCAGAGAGAGCACAAAAAGCAGCGATAGCAAGATGGAATAAACATAAAAATGATGCTTGTGATCATGCTAAAGCCCCTGAAAATACTGAAAATTATGCTAAAAATGATGCTAAAGTTGTCAAGCATGATGCTAAAAGTATGCTTAAGGATGCTAAGCATGATGCTTATGATATGCTTGATGATGCCTATATATATAACATAAACAATAACATTAACAGTTATAATAAAAAAACTAACACTATCGTGTTAGCAAAAAAAGAAAACGATTTTGAAGATTTAGAAACAAACAAACAGGTTGACGAGCCTTCAGAAGACCATGATTGCGAAAAGCGAGCAGATGCAATCGAAACGGTGGCAGAGGATAAACCTGCTATTCACGAGCAAGAAAACATTCCCAAAAAAGCCAAGCCGTCTAGAACTGACCGCGGCTGTCGATTACCGGACGATTTTGAACCGGATTATGATTTCGCAATTGCAGAGGGCTTGCCTCCAGAGCGCGTGAAAGTCGAAATCGCAAAGTTTAGAGATTTTTGGAAAGCCAAAGCAGGCAAGGATGCGCGCAAAGCGGATTGGCAAGCAACATGGCGCAATTGGGTGCGAACGGCTATCGATGATTTAAAGAAAGGAAGAAACTATGGAAAACCCAATATTTCACAAACAGAACACCAGCGTGGCAAATCTTATCGAGTTGCACAATACATGTCCGATATCAAAAATTCAGACAGTGCGTACAAGTTTTTATTCGAGGACGATGAAAGAACCACCATTCCTTTGGTTACCGGGACAAAAACCCTCGATTGCAGAAGCGGAGAGAATTACCTCATTAGCCAATGA
- a CDS encoding crossover junction endodeoxyribonuclease RuvC yields the protein MSHTILCLDLGTKTGWAIRGVDGHIFSGTINFQSRRFEGGGMRYLRFKQWLTEMKSTAGSIDAVYFEEVRRHVGTDAAHVYGGLLATLAAWCEYHQIAYEGIPVGTIKKTTTGKGNASKEEMIKAMCAKGHKPKDDNEADALAILYLMKEGDAHV from the coding sequence ATGTCTCATACAATTCTTTGTCTTGATCTAGGTACCAAAACGGGCTGGGCTATACGTGGTGTAGATGGTCACATCTTTAGTGGCACGATCAATTTTCAATCACGCCGTTTTGAAGGCGGGGGTATGCGTTATTTGCGCTTTAAGCAATGGCTTACAGAAATGAAATCAACAGCCGGTAGTATTGATGCCGTGTATTTTGAAGAGGTGCGCCGTCATGTTGGTACAGATGCAGCGCATGTTTACGGTGGCTTGTTAGCAACATTAGCAGCTTGGTGTGAATATCATCAGATAGCTTATGAAGGCATCCCTGTTGGCACAATTAAGAAGACAACGACAGGAAAAGGAAATGCTTCAAAAGAAGAAATGATTAAGGCGATGTGTGCAAAGGGACACAAACCTAAGGATGATAATGAAGCAGATGCTTTAGCAATTTTATATTTAATGAAAGAAGGGGATGCGCATGTCTAG
- a CDS encoding dATP/dGTP diphosphohydrolase domain-containing protein, which produces MVLKAHKNDIGKPRVDLIPPLTLLDIGRVLEFGANKYSANNWRHGMNWSRLYGAASRHLLTWFGGEDKDVESGLSHLAHAVCCLLFLMECEAKQIGHDDRVKSNGQR; this is translated from the coding sequence ATGGTTTTAAAAGCACATAAGAATGATATTGGTAAACCGCGTGTTGATCTTATTCCACCACTAACGTTGCTTGATATTGGTCGTGTTTTAGAGTTTGGAGCAAACAAATACAGTGCTAACAATTGGCGTCATGGCATGAACTGGAGCCGTTTGTATGGAGCTGCTTCACGTCATTTATTAACATGGTTTGGTGGAGAGGATAAAGATGTCGAGAGTGGTTTATCACATTTGGCACATGCGGTTTGTTGCCTTCTTTTCTTAATGGAATGCGAAGCAAAACAGATAGGTCATGATGACCGCGTTAAGAGCAATGGACAGAGATGA